A genomic window from Silene latifolia isolate original U9 population chromosome Y, ASM4854445v1, whole genome shotgun sequence includes:
- the LOC141630413 gene encoding uncharacterized protein LOC141630413: MVGYWALWEHRNKVIFDAREVDPFSVIGRVLDVVEEMEGGGFLRVHRWIGGSNNVAEVERKGWEIPQTDFVKINVDAGAKEGVRVSVGVVCRDDRGRVLWGLSMVQDLSWESHVAEASAVFEDDILCLCNSFSSVLWSYTSLVNNMVAHSLAHILPRVVGRLVWSDVLPPIVNNAVNFDYRLI; the protein is encoded by the exons ATGGTGGGCTACTGGGCTTTGTGGGAGCACCGTAACAAGGTGATTTTCGATGCTAGGGAGGTGGACCCGTTTTCTGTTATTGGGAGGGTCCTGGACGTGGTGGAAGAAATGGAAGGGGGCGGCTTCTTACGGGTACATCGTTGGATTGGGGGCTCTAATAATGTGGCTGAGGTCGAGAGGAAGGGGTGGGAGATACCTCAGACGGACTTTGTTAAGATTAATGTGGATGCAGGTGCGAAAGAGGGAGTCAGGGTGAGTGTGGGTGTGGTATGCCGGGATGATAGGGGCAGAGTGCTTTGGGGTTTATCGATGGTGCAGGATCTTTCGTGGGAGTCTCATGTAGCGGAAGCGAGTGCAGTTTTTGAAG ATGACATTCTATGTTTATGTAATTCGTTTAGTTCTGTTTTATGGTCGTATACTAGTCTTGTCAACAATATGGTTGCTCATTCGTTAGCTCACATTTTGCCTAGAGTAGTTGGTCGGTTAGTGTGGTCGGATGTGTTGCCTCCGATTGTGAATAATGCTGTTAATTTTGATTATCGTTTAATATAG
- the LOC141630414 gene encoding uncharacterized protein LOC141630414 yields the protein MLFLDGLVVVEVLLSTNFFRKLAAVRQQLTLLHKEDYNGLSQRVATAEQNLKSCQEALSISPTDTIFQTDEAHLIEVKQQSIVGQICNHYGTIVHGVDKGPLCSLVNALKIKNALFSIGNYKSPGYDGFSTGFYKSAWSVVGDDFIKDVQACFRTGKLAKKANVTVLTLIPKKDVVTLVKDFRLIACCMVLYKTISKILELPMAIKCGATEDLYEELESVLFPLE from the exons ATGTTATTTCTGGATGGGCTAGTAGTTGTCGAGGTTCTCTTATCTACCAATTTTTTTAGGAAATTGGCAGCTGTAAGGCAGCAACTAACCTTACTCCATAAAGAGGATTACAATGGCCTTTCTCAAAGGGTTGCCACTGCTGAACAAAACTTGAAGTCTTGCCAGGAGGCTCTTAGTATTTCACCTACTGATACTATATTTCAGACTGATGAAGCTCACCTGATCGAGGT GAAGCAGCAAAGCATTGTGGGGCAGATTTGTAATCACTATGGAACCATTGTTCATGGTGTTGATAAG GGTCCTCTTTGTTCACTAGTTAATGCATTGAAAATTAAGAATGCTCTTTTTTCTATTGGGAACTATAAAAGTCCTGGGTATGATGGATTTTCTACTGGGTTTTATAAGTCTGCTTGGTCAGTGGTGGGTGATGATTTTATCAAGGATGTTCAAGCATGCTTTCGAACTGGAAAGTTGGCTAAGAAAGCTAATGTTACTGTTCTCACTCTTATCCCTAAGAAGGATGTTGTTACTTTGGTCAAAGATTTCAGGCTAATCGCTTGTTGTATGGTCTTATATAAAACTATAAGCAAGATTCTG GAATTACCTATGGCAATCAAATGTGGAGCAACAGAAGATCTATATGAAGAGTTGGAAAGCGTGTTGTTCCCCTTGGAATGA
- the LOC141630415 gene encoding uncharacterized protein LOC141630415: MARRKKTKKKEEREIKYHWRGSSGCALMKFKPEFRRRYDGCDLIIKDEPWNKVVKSQEGMDLFNCEESAKGDVVTIFDEDVEDKNTYWKYTLMGTSYRKGWYSFRFNSEEDLNTVLKGGLWNMGAHTLILKQWAPIFDQEMDSITTVPIQILFPNLDPLLWSSDALSRLTSKIGKPLFADLTTTCKAKLSFARVMVEVDISKPLPTEILFTTPYHDIIFQKITYE, translated from the exons ATGGCGAGgagaaagaaaacaaaaaaaaaagaagaaagagagaTCAAGTACCACTGGCGAGGAAGCTCAGGTTGTGCGCTGATGAAGTTTAAGCCGGAGTTCCGCCGACGATATGATGGTTGTGATCTGATAATCAAGGATGAG CCCTGGAACAAGGTTGTAAAATCGCAAGAGGGTATGGATTTATTCAATTGTGAGGAATCTGCTAAGGGTGATGTAGTCACCATCTTTGATGAGGATGTTGAAGATAAGAATACTTATTGGAAGTATACTTTAATGGGTACT AGTTATCGCAAGGGGTGGTATAGTTTTAGATTCAACTCTGAGGAGGATTTGAACACTGTGTTGAAAGGGGGGCTATGGAACATGGGAGCACATACCTTGATCTTAAAGCAATGGGCTCCCATCTTTGATCAGGAGATGGATTCCATAACCACTGTCCCTATACAGATACTCTTTCCAAATTTGGATCCCCTTCTTTGGTCGAGTGATGCTTTAAGTAGACTTACTAGCAAAATAGGGAAACCACTCTTTGCTGACCTTACTACTACCTGTAAGGCCAAGCTCTCCTTTGCCAGAGTAATGGTGGAGGTGGATATTTCTAAACCATTACCTACTGAAATTCTTTTCACCACACCTTATCATGACATCATTTTTCAAAAAATTACTTATGAATGA